A single genomic interval of Cucumis sativus cultivar 9930 chromosome 7, Cucumber_9930_V3, whole genome shotgun sequence harbors:
- the LOC101219433 gene encoding LRR receptor-like serine/threonine-protein kinase ERL2 has product MRMRSFVVILLCLVQCCWSSEAILDPIDFLALQSIRKGLEDLPGSNFFASWDFTADPCNFAGVFCDSDKVVALNLGDPRAGSPGLVGRIDSAIGKLSSLTEFTIVPGRVFGALPQSLFQLKNLRFLAISRNFINGALPANLGELQSLRTLDLSYNQLSGEIPRSIGTITELSNVILCHNRLTGSVPMFPFRSLNRLDLKHNNLTGPLSPDSLPPSLQYLSLSWNRLNGPVFRLLSRLDQLNYLDLSLNQFTGTIPTRIFSFPIVNLQLQRNFFTGPILPVDQVAIPTVDLSYNRLSGPVSPMFSTVQNLYLNNNRFTGEVPNSLVDRLLAANIQTLYLQHNFLTGIAINPTAEIPLSSSLCLQYNCMVPPIQTPCPEKAGNQKTRPMEQCGEWRG; this is encoded by the coding sequence ATGAGAATGAGGAGTTTTGTTGTGATTTTGTTGTGTTTGGTGCAATGCTGTTGGTCTTCTGAGGCGATTTTGGATCCGATTGATTTTTTGGCTCTTCAATCGATACGGAAGGGTTTAGAGGATTTGCCTGGCTCTAATTTCTTCGCCTCTTGGGATTTCACGGCTGATCCTTGTAATTTCGCCGGTGTTTTTTGTGATTCTGACAAGGTTGTTGCCCTAAACCTAGGGGATCCGCGTGCTGGTTCACCTGGTTTGGTTGGCCGGATTGATTCTGCCATTGGTAAGCTCTCTTCACTCACGGAGTTCACCATTGTGCCTGGTCGAGTGTTTGGAGCTTTGCCGCAGTCCCTCTTCCAACTGAAGAATCTTCGTTTTCTCGCTATCAGCCGGAACTTCATCAATGGTGCTCTTCCGGCGAATCTCGGTGAGCTTCAGAGCTTGAGGACATTGGACCTCAGTTACAATCAACTCAGCGGAGAAATTCCTCGCTCAATCGGAACGATTACGGAGTTGTCTAATGTCATCCTCTGTCATAATCGTCTCACAGGTTCAGTCCCTATGTTTCCGTTCCGTAGCCTTAATCGTCTTGATCTGAAGCACAACAATCTCACCGGACCTCTTTCCCCGGACTCTCTTCCTCCTTCTCTCCaatacctctctctctcatggAACCGCCTCAACGGTCCTGTCTTCCGCCTCCTCAGCCGGCTTGACCAGTTAAACTACCTCGACCTCAGCCTAAACCAGTTCACCGGAACCATTCCAACTCGGATCTTCAGTTTCCCGATCGTCAACCTCCAGTTGCAACGGAACTTCTTCACCGGTCCAATCCTACCGGTTGATCAAGTGGCGATCCCAACCGTCGATCTCAGCTACAACCGTCTCTCCGGTCCAGTATCCCCAATGTTCTCCACCGTACAGAATCTATACCTGAACAACAACCGCTTCACGGGCGAAGTTCCAAACAGCCTTGTGGATCGATTGTTGGCTGCGAATATTCAAACTCTGTATTTGCAACACAATTTTCTAACCGGAATCGCGATCAACCCGACGGCGGAGATTCCTCTGAGTAGTTCATTGTGCTTGCAGTACAACTGTATGGTGCCACCGATACAGACGCCGTGTCCGGAGAAGGCCGGGAACCAGAAGACAAGGCCGATGGAGCAGTGCGGCGAATGGAGAGGGTGA